A genome region from Geodermatophilus bullaregiensis includes the following:
- a CDS encoding DUF3499 domain-containing protein has translation MRQSRRCSRSGCAQPAAATLTYVYAESTAVVGPLATFSEPHSYDLCEFHAERLTVPRGWEVVRHEIDVEDSGPTGDDLLALADAVREAARPEPPRPPADDGRGTRRGHLRVLPDIT, from the coding sequence GTGAGGCAGTCACGTCGCTGCTCGCGCAGCGGCTGCGCGCAACCGGCGGCGGCGACACTGACCTACGTCTACGCCGAGTCGACCGCTGTCGTCGGCCCGCTGGCCACGTTCTCCGAGCCGCACAGCTACGACCTCTGCGAGTTCCACGCCGAGCGGCTGACCGTGCCGCGCGGCTGGGAGGTCGTCCGGCACGAGATCGACGTCGAGGACTCCGGCCCGACCGGTGACGACCTGCTCGCGCTCGCCGACGCCGTCCGCGAGGCGGCCCGCCCCGAGCCCCCGCGGCCCCCGGCCGACGACGGCCGCGGCACCCGCCGCGGTCACCTCCGGGTCCTGCCCGACATCACCTGA
- a CDS encoding metallopeptidase family protein, whose translation MSRPDRRSPTSRRDRHGRGLRGRLVPGDVPLSRSRAEQFDDLVLDAVEDLERRWERELAGVEFAVEDVPWVDHTDPDEVVLDPDVLDDGTVPLARVLPAHREDGREVPARIVVYRRPLEIRAHDRDDLADLVRDVVVDQVAVLLGRDPEEIDPTA comes from the coding sequence ATGAGCCGACCCGACCGCCGCTCCCCGACCTCACGCCGCGACCGGCACGGCCGCGGTCTGCGCGGGCGGCTGGTGCCCGGCGACGTCCCGCTCTCGCGCAGCCGCGCCGAGCAGTTCGACGACCTCGTGCTCGACGCCGTCGAGGACCTCGAGCGCCGCTGGGAGCGGGAGCTGGCCGGTGTCGAGTTCGCCGTCGAGGACGTGCCGTGGGTCGACCACACGGACCCCGACGAGGTGGTGCTCGACCCCGACGTCCTCGACGACGGCACGGTGCCGCTGGCCCGGGTGCTGCCGGCGCACCGCGAGGACGGCCGGGAGGTGCCGGCGCGGATCGTCGTGTACCGGCGGCCGCTGGAGATCCGGGCGCACGACCGCGACGACCTCGCCGACCTGGTCCGCGACGTCGTCGTCGACCAGGTGGCGGTGCTGCTGGGCCGCGATCCGGAGGAGATCGACCCCACCGCCTGA